In one window of Candidatus Sulfuricurvum sp. RIFRC-1 DNA:
- a CDS encoding SiaB family protein kinase, translating into MTFNDFRTLKEMIESKNVIFCYNGYLSQEIIVAVSSMIKGKLSSDETKMGISQKVLYMFVEQAQNITRYSPDQIQNPDQASMSYGSVAIGTEDDKFYIMCSNRIEKTKVAALKEKLDVISSMSPDELKALYKEKMRSEAEEGSKGASVGFIEMARKSSEPIEFDFLEDDETYDTFTLKVVI; encoded by the coding sequence ATGACTTTCAACGACTTTCGAACATTGAAAGAGATGATTGAATCCAAAAATGTTATTTTTTGTTACAACGGATATTTATCGCAAGAGATCATTGTAGCGGTTAGCTCGATGATTAAAGGAAAATTGAGTTCCGATGAAACAAAAATGGGGATAAGCCAAAAAGTTTTGTACATGTTTGTAGAGCAGGCCCAAAACATCACCCGTTACTCTCCCGATCAAATACAAAATCCGGACCAAGCCAGTATGAGTTACGGATCGGTTGCTATCGGGACAGAAGATGATAAATTTTACATCATGTGTTCCAACCGAATCGAAAAAACCAAAGTTGCCGCACTCAAAGAAAAGCTTGATGTGATCTCCTCCATGAGCCCCGATGAACTGAAAGCTCTGTACAAAGAGAAAATGCGATCAGAGGCTGAAGAGGGGAGCAAAGGGGCAAGTGTAGGATTTATAGAAATGGCACGAAAATCAAGCGAACCTATCGAATTTGATTTTCTTGAAGACGATGAAACATACGACACTTTTACACTCAAAGTCGTAATTTAA
- a CDS encoding DUF1987 domain-containing protein, translated as MTTIPATVTTPKIVLDTQNNLFSFEGESYPEDVNAFFDPIITPLKTHLNNLQDSDIQFDFFLTYFNSASTKVFFNLFALLEEISEFNSVTVNWKHHEEDDTAEEFGQEFKEDLDNVRFNFIAI; from the coding sequence ATGACAACCATCCCAGCAACAGTAACCACACCAAAAATCGTTTTGGACACCCAAAATAATCTCTTCAGTTTCGAAGGGGAGTCCTATCCCGAAGATGTTAATGCGTTTTTTGATCCCATTATAACTCCTCTGAAAACTCATTTGAATAATCTGCAAGATAGCGATATTCAGTTTGATTTCTTTTTGACCTATTTCAACAGCGCCAGCACCAAAGTTTTTTTTAACCTTTTTGCTCTTCTTGAAGAAATTAGTGAATTTAACAGTGTTACCGTAAACTGGAAACATCATGAAGAAGACGATACGGCTGAAGAATTTGGTCAGGAGTTCAAAGAAGATCTTGATAATGTCCGCTTCAACTTTATTGCCATTTGA
- a CDS encoding DNA-deoxyinosine glycosylase, with the protein MLFSHPFPPILNQNTRILFLGSFPSIASFEQAFYYAHPRNAFWPIIESIFEVRLESNDAKKAFCIENGIGLWDVIGSCERSNSSDTNLKNCIPNDFEKLLRDYPNIRVLGFTGKKSHDLFMKFYKNLKVEKVLLPSTSPAYAAMKFEEKKEIYEKILKSWIPAYAGMTEKR; encoded by the coding sequence ATGCTCTTTTCACACCCATTCCCCCCTATCCTCAACCAAAACACCCGCATCCTCTTTTTGGGCAGTTTCCCCAGTATCGCGTCATTCGAACAAGCTTTTTACTATGCCCATCCCCGAAATGCATTCTGGCCAATCATCGAATCAATTTTCGAGGTGCGATTGGAATCGAATGACGCGAAAAAAGCGTTTTGTATCGAAAATGGGATCGGGTTGTGGGATGTGATAGGTAGTTGCGAGCGGAGCAATTCGAGCGATACTAATCTCAAAAACTGTATACCGAATGATTTTGAAAAGCTATTGCGGGATTATCCCAATATCCGGGTTCTCGGCTTTACGGGGAAAAAAAGTCATGATCTTTTTATGAAATTTTATAAGAATTTGAAGGTGGAAAAAGTGCTTCTACCCTCCACCTCGCCGGCTTATGCGGCGATGAAATTTGAGGAGAAAAAAGAGATTTACGAAAAAATTTTGAAAAGCTGGATTCCTGCCTACGCGGGAATGACGGAGAAGAGATAG
- a CDS encoding serine hydrolase has product MIKKLIALCLIGSVSLFAEINKTELGKLEVEALIVKDLTAKQTLYSKEPFKEVQPASLTKVMTVMLAIERGNLGEPITITREMTKVEPTIAGYRRGDVIRLEDLLKAAMIKSDNDAAKAIAITVGGSEERFIQMMNAKAKAIGMGHTHFTNPCGYDDKQHYSTPKDLLKMTEYAIKNRKFNEISRINEYRYRALNKNREFYAYTHNRLLNRYEYAVGVKTGYTAKAGACLIARAKKDGKDCVIVMMNAKGDRWKTAKNIFEQVLNS; this is encoded by the coding sequence ATGATAAAAAAACTAATTGCATTATGTTTAATAGGTTCCGTAAGTTTATTTGCCGAGATCAATAAAACAGAGCTGGGCAAACTGGAAGTAGAAGCATTGATCGTTAAAGACCTTACCGCAAAGCAGACGCTCTATTCCAAAGAACCGTTCAAAGAGGTTCAACCCGCCAGCCTCACCAAAGTAATGACCGTTATGCTGGCGATTGAGCGAGGGAATCTGGGTGAACCGATTACAATTACTCGGGAAATGACAAAAGTTGAACCTACGATAGCCGGGTATCGCAGGGGTGATGTCATCCGCCTCGAAGATCTTCTCAAAGCCGCAATGATCAAGTCGGATAACGATGCGGCTAAAGCGATCGCAATTACCGTTGGGGGGAGTGAAGAACGCTTTATTCAAATGATGAATGCCAAAGCCAAAGCCATCGGGATGGGGCATACTCATTTCACCAATCCATGCGGATACGATGATAAACAACATTATTCTACCCCAAAAGACCTCCTGAAAATGACCGAATATGCGATCAAAAACCGTAAATTCAATGAGATTAGTAGGATCAATGAATACCGATACCGTGCTTTGAACAAAAATCGCGAATTCTATGCCTACACCCATAACCGTCTACTCAATCGTTATGAATATGCGGTCGGGGTAAAAACAGGTTATACCGCTAAAGCAGGTGCGTGTCTGATCGCACGGGCTAAAAAAGATGGGAAAGATTGCGTCATCGTGATGATGAACGCCAAAGGGGATCGCTGGAAGACGGCGAAGAATATTTTTGAGCAGGTTTTAAACAGTTAG